The DNA segment ctgaggggacccctccattattgaccccatcaaacaaaatgggggcgctagagagctcatttcttatctaggcctaaccgccatatggattttttctaaacttggtagatatgtagaacaggacgcctcaaggtgactggagaaatttaactctaattggcaactgggtggcgctataacaacagaaaaatgcttcaaaatggctaaaatgcgaccgatcgctgtggctccccctgtggaccaatgttgttggtttttctaatttttggtatgactaagtcatggtatggtatgctgtacataatcacggaaactgtcagtgtgtcattctgtcaggcactagtgtaatattaattaCCAAATATCTACcgtacaaaatataaatataaatataatattacaTATGTGTCTTCATCAACTTCACCTGCTATCTTTTTAATttgaataataaatatataaaaccaaaaaaaaattaatatacaTCATTCCTCTGTTTATACAGTTAATAATTGGTGTATGTTTGGATGTTGCTTAAGCACACAATGAGTTTTGAAATTAAATAATCCCCTTTTTGATATTTCTTGGCAGCAGGTTATTTCTTGCTTTAAACATAATTTGTGTAGTTTGACTGTAAGAATAAAGAGTTATTGTGGTCCTGATATGCAGCATTATGAATTATCCATATTGCTCTTTTTTGGACAATAGAAAGTGAATGCAGTGAACGATTGTAATAGTTGCACCAAACCTCTGTACAGTaatttaaatatgataaaactaGTGAACAGCAGAGAACATGTGCCTCTTTACAGTCTAGTTTGtgcgtgtttaatgtgtgatttCCAGCTGAttgaattaaaatattaaacaaaGTATAAGTAcggtacttgagtaaatgtactggCCACATTCCATTACTGACTATATTTATATCACAGAATGTTTATGTGaaagttgtttcttttgttcAGTTTATTCACTCGAGCGTGTCCCGTGATCCAATCTGTTGCCATGCACGAAGGACATGTGGAATTTTTGCATTTCTTATGTGATTATGAGGCTCTTTCTCTACTGTAAGTACTACTGTAATCCCAGAGACTGTAAATACACAAATCACAAATCAATGCAGGCGCCCCCTAAAATCTGATAGGAGCACGTCTGCAGGGCTTCGTGAGGATGGAGGCGTTCCTCCTGCTAATACTCTCTGTGAGGTCAAACATCAGAGAGCTTATAAAGACAGACTTAACTGGTCTGGAGCTCACAAAAGGGATTTTTCACACAGAGGAGGTCGCACTGACAATGTGGACGTCTGCTGTGCTGTTGGTGTTGCTGGCAGTGACCTCACACACTGTGGCGAGTAAgtacagaaaatacattttttactgCTCTCTAAGGTGGAGGGTGATAGGAAGGATTTTAGTTCAGTAACACAGGACAAGGTGAATCATGTGACTTATAGGGCTGCGTTTTCAGACGTGATTCGCAATTTATAGATGAGATTTGGACACTGTAACTGAGAATTTTACAAAGTTAAAGATGGaaaatgtcaataattagagttAAGAGTCCTTCGAACAGTGGTGTTACATttgtctttatctttattttagaTTTGAAATCCATAGCTAGCCTTGGTAGAGAGACTCCAGGCTAGTCACTGCTTCTGAAGTTCActaaaatttagaggaaaaggcaccaggtCGTCGACGTATGatgacacatttaaacattttttaattcactgCATAGGCTTCACATTCTTACAGCTGTAGAATGCAATAATCACTTTATGCCTACAgcaatgacaaatgaaaatctgttaaaaaaataaccatTATTCATTGCCAAAAGATTTTCCGCCAAAgtcacagggagccactggagagggtcTGAAGAGCTGCACCCTGAACCCTTTTGTTTCCTACTCCTGGTCTATTTCATTAGAGAAATTAagttaaagtatcaaaagtgtGTGAATATTATCATATATTCATGTATTATTATAacagatgcattaatgtgtacgCTGAATTTAAGTGGTTTGCTGCTACTTTTAACTACTGTTTGCATATCTTTGGGTAGTTTGAGCATCATATTTTACTAGATGatcacatttaatttaaaatctacGTAACTTGTTactgaagctgtcagataaatgtagtggagtgaaaaGTACAACATTTCCCTCCTTTAAGTTGGCTGATATCAGACACAACTGTCAACGCGTTACACTCTGTTTCCTTAAACTCGGTGGATTCAAAGGCCTGGACACAAAGTTTAACAAATATTAAGTTGcagaaatggaaatactcatgGAAAGTATCTCAAATTTGTGTTTAGGTACTGTACTTGGGTAAATGTACTCTGTAACTTTCCACCATTGCTTTCTAACACATAAACAGACGATGCACAGCACTTTATATTACATGATATTACAGTTACAGCCTTAAAGCTGGTGTTCTGATTTCATGCCCCTTCAGAATATCTTTTAAAACGTCTATGTCTATGTCATAAAAGTTCCAGTACAGTAGTTTAGAAACTTCATTAAACCTTTGAAAATGATACTCAGTGAACTGATACGCTATTTTATAGCTCTTGCAGTCAATGTTTGGGTGAGGCTATCTTCACCAGGGGGCCCATATCTCAGGAGGCACATGCGGCTCTTTAGCCCTTCCCCAGTGGCTTCCTGTGGCTTTGactaattttcatttatcatggTTGTAGCCTTAAAGTGCTTCTTCCCTCTTTGAACTGTATAAATGTGTACTCTAaactttgattaaaaaatgtttgtctcGTCAGCTGAGTGCGTCATACGACTACAGCCCGATGCCTTTTCCTAAAACTTGTTGGGTCTCCTTAGTGAGGCTCGTTGTTCCAAatccaagaaaagaaaatgtgtcagaggaaaacagagatgTCCATAGTGAATGGACAGATGTGTTTGCTTTTACCAccaatgctgcaaagtttaagtaccaaataatcctaaatagcccactgcagagtagctacATTAGAcctatttgtaatatttataggCTAATCTAGATTAAACAGCCAGTCTTGCCGTCACTATAAGACAAAAATATGTATTACAGCTTCATTTTTTTAGGCCAAAAATAGCTCTTCTGATAGTAAAGATTGCTGACACCTGCCTTACACAGAGGTGAACCATATGGAAACCCAGTTTTCTAATAAACTACTGCACGTGTTTTGAATTGTAAGATCTGAGTGCACTCCAGTGTCTAGTTTCATGTTTTTCCCATGACCTCTTTATTCAACCATGCATGAACCTAAATGACACAGAATGTGACCTGTCTTAAAGCAAGCTGTCTTAAtccctttattttgaagttaaaGGAGAAGTTCAACATTCTTCCAAGTCTGTCTTAAAGCGTGACACACGTGCGCCTGTGTGCATTGAAAGCGTTAGTGGTCGACCTTGAAGCAGTTTCAGCGTGGTCGtctttctgtgtaaaaataaagtTCGGCTGAAGTTAAAATGAAGCTTCAGCAGTTTGAAGTAGAAAAATCCAAAGTTACAGCCTTTCTATGACGGGTAAAGAATGTGTATTTGCACAGGAAGGGAGCTTTGGAATCTTTTGGGTGATGTGAAGGGATAAAACACTCATTCAGCCGGTGTAATATTTTGAGAGATGACTTGTGATGACTCAAAGGAAGTCAGAGGAATGAGTCAGCTCCACCATCTGCTTGTGCAAAACCTTTTAGGGATTATATTCATATTCATTGTCCAATTCACTGTCCACCAGTTCGGCCACATCACCACGGAAACATCACTAAGTCAAAccaggagaggagagaacaaGGAGAGCGATTactgaaataataaaacaggctgGATTAATAATCACATTCAAAAGAAGTCTGATTTAGCTGGTAATTCGCTCTGTTATCTGCCGTTCTGTTTAATCCAAATGCGGCCGTGTGACATTGTTAATCTGTGATAAAATCATGCACACACTCAGCTGAGCATCACATGAGAGGGATTGGACAGAGAGTTATATCAGCTATAAAACTCATTTGGGCTCTGGTGCACCTTCAGACACCTTTGAGAGCTCGAGAAACTGTGAAACCAACAAATAAACCTCACTGAAAGGCTTTTTAAGAgttcagtaataaataaatatatgctgCAGTATTTCTTGCAAGAGGAGAACAATAGGTTACACTTGATTTTAGGGATCTGTCACTTCCAAATAATTTCCTTGGAAGTTTAAAGCTAAAAAAGGAAGGTCCTTAAATGAAACACTTCATCTAAACCCATGTAAATATTTACAGTatccatttttatttgatttactgGAATCTTTATTCTCCATTCTCACATTTTACATGTTTAGCAATTAAGTGACATTAATTCATTTTAGGTATCAACTTAAAATAGTCTCTATTTCTCCATAATTTGATCCAAATTATTGTTTTCAGGGAAAAGTTTGGGAGTTGTGAGGAAACTACTGGGGGAAACAGACCCATAACAAATGCTGAAAAATATACTAATGTATGTCATGTATAGATAATATATGATATATTATGTGTATGGAGTTAGGTTTACATCTgatttcaatatttatttttaatatttcagagCCCAGAAACCGTTTCACTCGTTATCCATCGTGGAACAATAAGATGTACCCAATCTGGAAGGATGGAGACGCCCGATACAAAGACTCCTGGAAAGGTACGTCTTATTAGGTGTTGTTCACATTCAAATGCTCATATGTCTTTGGTTTAAACATCTTTTATTAAAGTGTATTTGGGGGATTTTTGTTGGATCATGACAGGAGAGAGAGGTTGTTTGACATACAATGAAGACGtaccaaaagtgggtcgcgaTTTATTTTGAAGTATGGTGAATTTCTGGCACGTAGCTTTCTATTCTGAAGCACCACTTCTAGCTGTAGAGTGAGAGACTAATAGACAATGGATATATCAAACTgtttggaccttgaactaatgactaaggagaaatctggaccctgtagCTGGACCAGTTGAGACCCACTGCCTCGGGACAGTGTGAAAACATACAACTAAAGGTTTGAGAAGACGTTTTAAATTTCGTGTCTGTTTTCTTGTCTCCTTCATCCAGGTGGAAGAGTGACTTTTAACGTGGGGAACGATTCACCGACACTGACCGCAGCCAAAGTTACTTTCACCATCGACTTGGAGTTCCCACACAACCAGAAGGTGCAGCCTGATGGAGACGTTGTCTGGGCTGAAGACTGCATCATCaatggtaacacacacactgcacaatgTTAACTGTACTTTTAGTCATAGTGGCATTGATGTCCTCACTGAGATATCTTAACAACTATTTGATCGAttacaacacatcctcactgcgacctcgtcacacAGACGTTgtgtcatggactttccacgtccagatacgacgtgcagggtactctgggtgtgttggttggtgACGTTCTGCAACGCCATGTtgagttctgcctgttacatgcattgtcttctttcaaaatacacttctgttttcacaggaaatttaacgttcacatacagtctctttcaaaataaacactgcaaactgaacacttgacttttattttttacttcaacaactaacgcacgtgtttaggtttaggcaacaaaagcacgtggttaggtttaggaaaaaaataacagggtttgtcTTTAGAATCGGCTCTCTTGAGTGAAAGTTGCCCAACtcagacttttgccgccttaactttcgaccttgtcctgctgtgtttccccctaaCATCACTGAGCGCCGTTAAACTACAACAGCAAACGGCCGCGTATCACTCCGATCATAAAGGACAATTTTTgtcattggtgtctgacgccgcaagtcactgcccaagcatcgGATTTCACTGGCAATCTTactggaagcaaacaccagcctcccaggtgaaagtccttggttgttggacccatccacccaaTAACCGATAATATATCCAATATACTTTTACCCACcttattttagtgatcatcaagtctcttctgtagtggagttaacatcatattatgcatgcgtactcttatcgtgacggcccaccagcagatggagacatgaaatacgaTACTGTTGAATGTACGTAACATTCTatcattgtgcaaattaagatttttggtATCAACCTTTCATTTAGCACGATTATTGAGTCAAACTGTAgtccaacactttggtttatgagcaaatacctgcaaaactaaaaacattcccatcagcctcagctgcacttgtgtttagtgctaatatcagcatgctaacagtgAACACAATcagctaaacatcagcatgttagcattgtcactgtgagcattttAGCAAACTGACATTAGCGTCTGTGCCCAAGTATAGCCTCAAACAGCAGCTAGCATGGCTGCCAGCGCTTCTACATTCATTTTGTCACATCGCTCTTGTTTCTGTTACAGGAACGAAATACCGTGAGTCTGAGCCAGTCTACCCAGCTCAGAGCCCAGACTGGGAGGTTGTTTTCCCTGATGGGAGCCCAGTTAAGAAGGACAAGAAGCCAGCCTACGTGTTTGTGTGGAAGACCTGGGGTGAGTGGAGCTGTGGCCTCTTCTGAGGGTCACAGAGTTTGTTAGGACACATGACACGACCTGAGATATGACCCAAGGTGGATTATGTTTGAGCTTTATCATATGATCAGATTATGTCACTTCATTTGCTTTGCACATagaaaaataaagcaaacaaTCCTTGTTTTGTAGTTTTAGGATtcagactttgtgtgtgtgggagagtcAAAAAGTGAATTTAATTCATGTTAGCAATTATATcctgttttattctttttcattttacattgcaCAAAGTTTTGTGTCATTagatgaattaaataaaaataatttgtagATATATGAGGCATTAAAGTTCATCTCCTCATATGTTGTCTGGATGCTTTTTCGGCAGGTCAGTACTGGCAGGTAGCCGACGGCCCCTCGTCCTCCCTGACCATCGACACAGACAACATCCCACTGGGCTCTTACACCATGGACATCGTTATCTACCACTACCGCAGCAAGGAGAAGTTCATTCCTCTGGGATACGCCTCCACTCAGTTCTCCATCACTGGTGAGTTTGGGGCACTATGTAAAAAACGTTGCTGTGGAGGGCCTTGTTAAAAAGACGAGGGGACCAGTATCAAATAATACGTTTTTAGGTTAGAGATGTGAGGTGGCTTTAATACTACTCGGTACATTTTGTGGGATTGTTTCTCTTAAAAACCTCTAAAATCAATTACTGACGTTATGAATAAACCTGTAACGCAAAGAGCAATGAAGTCAGTAAGATACATGTTGATAAAAATATGCATTACCTCATACTCATATACTTTTAATGAGCTCTTTTTCTTGTACTGTTCTCCTCAGATCAAATCCCCTTCGCCGTCTCTCTCGACCAGGTGAACGACATCGTGGCCGGGGACATGCGCTTCGTCCAGAACAGAGCAATTGCCTTCACCATCACCCTCCACGACCCCAGCGAGTACCTCAGCAACGCAGACATCACCTTCAACTGGGACTTTGGGGATGAGAGTGGAGCCCTGATATCCAGAGAGCTGACCGTCACTCACACCTACATCAACTCCGGCTCATTCAAGCCTCAGGTGGTGATTCAGGCCGTCATCCCAGATAAGGCCTGCGACCCGCCGGTTGACCCCCCAACCAAGGCCCCTGGTCCACCCACTCATCAGGGCACCACAGGTACAAGACAGGTGTCAACATTAGTAAATGAACATTAGAGATGTTAGGTGCTAAttacgttagcatgttagcttacTAAAGTATACATAACAATATACCTGTTAATcttcagcatgttagcatgctaacattagcatttagctcaaaggaCCACTGTCAGTACACTGAGACAGCCTTTGGATAGAACCAAGCTAAGCTAAACAAAGCTAAccggctgttggctgtagtggTGCAAAGTACATTTAATGTACTCAAGTACTGCATCTACAAGTACAATTTTCTGCTATTTTGGAAAGAAATGTTGTACCTTTTACTCCACATTTTAGTGCTTTTAGTTTCagaagtaactaagtacaatTACTTAAGTAAAGTGCAGTGccgttttgaggtacttgtacttaacTTGAGTGATTCCATTTTATGTACCCAACCACAATACAGAGAAATATTGTAGCCTACTTttgactctactacatgtcttTGATAACTTTAATTACCACCACATTCAGATTATTAATTCAGAATATTATCAACAAATAAAATTAGATGTATTGTTATAGATTAAGCTACACATCAGAAAATTAAGCAATTTTAATTAGCTTTACCAGTTGCAACAATGAAGTTATTTACCCTTTGAGCAACCTGAGCagattggcttgatttctttaaaAAGCTTGGAAGAAGGCAACGAGCAgcgaaagaagaaatgaccagAAAAACTGGCaagaaatttgtaaaaaaaaaaaaaaaaaagagcataaTTAatgcataattttaaaatgtaataataataattctcatcataaatgtattttttgcctatttttttcttttttcattatttttaaaataatgttcgaaatgtacttttttttgcaaTCTGTGGGACATTTCTCAAGAAGTTGCTCCttgccttttttcccatgtttaagaaaaaaaaacaaaaaaacaatttgctCAAAGGTTCAAAGatttaaatatttgcaaaaagcgtctgaaagcagcacacaATGATGTTGCTGGTTAATGGTTAACCTATGAACAATTCTAAGCCAATGTTATAACAGGCCTATATGTTATTCTGAaagcagtacttttacttgtaacagagtattctTATACTGTGGCATTGATACTATAACTTaggtaaaagatctgagtacttgcTCCGCTACTTTTCAGATTTAGGTTAATATTTGGAAGAAATTACCTAAAATATATGATTATGGATAAAGATAAGACTGAAATGATTCCTTGATGCAATTAGCAAACTACCTGGCACTAgcattaaatataatataatgtacatTATTCTGAACAGGGTCATTCTGCAcaataagtacttttacttattgTACTATAAGTTTATTTTACATTCATACATCTTACTGAAGCACACACTTAACTCAACAATCCTCCCTGTGTGCAGTGAAAGCTCCCGCACTGGCATCTGCTGTCCCCATACTGGTTACCACCAAGGCAACTGGTCTGACTGTCAACATGGTTCCTTCAGACATGGAGGAGGACAACACTGAGGACGAGGCCTCCACTGCCTCCAACGCTCTGCCTGCACAGGAGGCAACCACGGTGGCCAAGACTCCCTCCCCCTTCAACCCTGACATGCCAGCTGACAGTGAGGCTCAGACAGGTACATGTTTTGAATAGTTGTACTTAATTTAAAGTTTGATTTAATCCCACCAAAGGTAGAATGTGCAACAAGGGAGATGTGTCCTGTTAAAATGCAGCACACTGAGTTTATATCAGATGAACCAGATAAGAGCATCAGCAGATTTCCTCAAATGCAAATGTGATGTAAATCTTTAAAGAAGCAAATCCATTGTGTGAAACACGCAGAGTGCTTCAAAATGACTTTCTCTATTGTCCTTTATCATTTGAATACTGATTTGCATGCTGAGTGAGAGTGTTCGGCTCAGTTTGTCTTATTAAATTTGATTTATATACAGATCTACAAAGCATATCAGTGCAGAGGGTAACATGTAAAGCAAAGAAACTCAAGTAGTAAGCTCAAGaaaaactttattagtaatcaTTTGTGTGGGGtctgtggtggaagaagtatacAAATCTTTCAcctgagtaaaagtacaaaagtatgagcatcaaaatatactaaatattta comes from the Epinephelus lanceolatus isolate andai-2023 chromosome 8, ASM4190304v1, whole genome shotgun sequence genome and includes:
- the pmelb gene encoding premelanosome protein b, translated to MWTSAVLLVLLAVTSHTVAKPRNRFTRYPSWNNKMYPIWKDGDARYKDSWKGGRVTFNVGNDSPTLTAAKVTFTIDLEFPHNQKVQPDGDVVWAEDCIINGTKYRESEPVYPAQSPDWEVVFPDGSPVKKDKKPAYVFVWKTWGQYWQVADGPSSSLTIDTDNIPLGSYTMDIVIYHYRSKEKFIPLGYASTQFSITDQIPFAVSLDQVNDIVAGDMRFVQNRAIAFTITLHDPSEYLSNADITFNWDFGDESGALISRELTVTHTYINSGSFKPQVVIQAVIPDKACDPPVDPPTKAPGPPTHQGTTVKAPALASAVPILVTTKATGLTVNMVPSDMEEDNTEDEASTASNALPAQEATTVAKTPSPFNPDMPADSEAQTGAQQTVTLTGKAKVVVVAKRDADDKPSDDDCVIYRYGSFCTGIEVFEGIEKVEIVQMDNAVMTPPDMDRNVLDITVTCQGSLPKEVCSVILDAECLRPIHTACNMVEPSRECQLVLRHFFNDSGVYCINVSMANDVSLAATSAKVNVDIDSGLSSPGTIAMVMGVLVLVLAVGVVAYSYKRFKSYRPLKEDLIMSADLQAGRAHTCSGALMFWKLLNRRGAVDDCPLLQDRPV